One segment of Drosophila mauritiana strain mau12 chromosome 3R, ASM438214v1, whole genome shotgun sequence DNA contains the following:
- the LOC117144480 gene encoding uncharacterized protein LOC117144480 isoform X1 — MMYNNRPTAISLEEEVQYIYKYPLLPTPLIDYGFIYNLVCNKPRDVSLPLILEIEPEFKPKDSASEKPKKVPRLSYHSRSSSMSEDEREPEVQVKYKWNSPRLMILCEDGDINCAMHYLVESLHDPFACNAVVTLFLQESILEEFVDRIRDRLEPLSTDISGHPAYIKTLERLSHLKAKTIVGNPKTVPENASPMLVYDLNHRYLADGPTGVITLHTFRTMKEAVELQAKEPLNFTSVCIWNEKLAAAYELVARLSSLIFTINCYYVNLNEITLPFVCNFNSAKIVDGYHYESLTFQGKRKVVVHPVGTIWAKLAREALVQY, encoded by the exons ATGATGTACAA CAACCGACCCACGGC AATCAGCCTAGAGGAGGAAGttcaatatatttataagtaCCCTCTGCTGCCGACTCCACTGATTGATTATGGATTTATCTACAATCTGGTTTGCAACAAACCTCGGGATGTCAGTCTGCCGTTGATCCTAGAAATTGAGCCGGAGTTCAAGCCCAAAGACAGTGCTTCGGAGAAGCCAAAGAAGGTGCCTAGGCTTTCATACCATTCCCGATCCAGTTCAATGAGTGAAGATGAACGGGAACCGGAAGTTCAAGTTAAATACAAGTGGAACTCGCCGCGGCTGATGATTCTCTGCGAAGATGGAGACATCAATTGCGCTATGCACTATCTCGTTGAGTCTCTTCACGATCCCTTCGCCTGCAATGCGGTAGTCACTCTTTTCTTGCAGGAATCCATATTGGAGGAGTTCGTAGATCGCATAAGGGATCGCCTGGAACCCTTGAGCACTGATATCTCCGGGCATCCGGCATACATAAAGACACTGGAGAGGCTAAGCCActtaaaagcaaaaacaataGTGGGAAATCCCAAGACTGTTCCAGAAAATGCTAGTCCCATGCTGGTCTACGACCTGAACCATCGTTACTTAGCCGATGGACCCACCGGGGTCATAACCCTGCATACCTTTCGAACCATGAAGGAGGCCGTTGAGCTGCAGGCTAAGGAACCACTTAACTTTACCTCTGTGTGCATTTGGAACGAAAAACTGGCAGCCGCCTACGAACTGGTGGCCCGATTAAGTTCTCTGATCTTCACTATTAATTGCTACTACGTTAATCTAAACGAAATCACTCTGCCCTTCGTTTGCAACTTTAACTCCGCGAAGATTGTCGACGGCTACCACTACGAGTCGTTGACCTTTCAGGGAAAGCGCAAAGTGGTTGTCCATCCAGTTGGCACCATCTGGGCAAAGTTGGCCCGCGAGGCACTCGTCCAGTACTGA
- the LOC117144480 gene encoding uncharacterized protein LOC117144480 isoform X2 has translation MMYNNRPTAISLEEEVQYIYKYPLLPTPLIDYGFIYNLVCNKPRDVSLPLILEIEPEFKPKDSASEKPKKVPRLSYHSRSSSMSEDEREPEVQVKYKWNSPRLMILCEDGDINCAMHYLESILEEFVDRIRDRLEPLSTDISGHPAYIKTLERLSHLKAKTIVGNPKTVPENASPMLVYDLNHRYLADGPTGVITLHTFRTMKEAVELQAKEPLNFTSVCIWNEKLAAAYELVARLSSLIFTINCYYVNLNEITLPFVCNFNSAKIVDGYHYESLTFQGKRKVVVHPVGTIWAKLAREALVQY, from the exons ATGATGTACAA CAACCGACCCACGGC AATCAGCCTAGAGGAGGAAGttcaatatatttataagtaCCCTCTGCTGCCGACTCCACTGATTGATTATGGATTTATCTACAATCTGGTTTGCAACAAACCTCGGGATGTCAGTCTGCCGTTGATCCTAGAAATTGAGCCGGAGTTCAAGCCCAAAGACAGTGCTTCGGAGAAGCCAAAGAAGGTGCCTAGGCTTTCATACCATTCCCGATCCAGTTCAATGAGTGAAGATGAACGGGAACCGGAAGTTCAAGTTAAATACAAGTGGAACTCGCCGCGGCTGATGATTCTCTGCGAAGATGGAGACATCAATTGCGCTATGCACTATCTC GAATCCATATTGGAGGAGTTCGTAGATCGCATAAGGGATCGCCTGGAACCCTTGAGCACTGATATCTCCGGGCATCCGGCATACATAAAGACACTGGAGAGGCTAAGCCActtaaaagcaaaaacaataGTGGGAAATCCCAAGACTGTTCCAGAAAATGCTAGTCCCATGCTGGTCTACGACCTGAACCATCGTTACTTAGCCGATGGACCCACCGGGGTCATAACCCTGCATACCTTTCGAACCATGAAGGAGGCCGTTGAGCTGCAGGCTAAGGAACCACTTAACTTTACCTCTGTGTGCATTTGGAACGAAAAACTGGCAGCCGCCTACGAACTGGTGGCCCGATTAAGTTCTCTGATCTTCACTATTAATTGCTACTACGTTAATCTAAACGAAATCACTCTGCCCTTCGTTTGCAACTTTAACTCCGCGAAGATTGTCGACGGCTACCACTACGAGTCGTTGACCTTTCAGGGAAAGCGCAAAGTGGTTGTCCATCCAGTTGGCACCATCTGGGCAAAGTTGGCCCGCGAGGCACTCGTCCAGTACTGA
- the LOC117143797 gene encoding uncharacterized protein LOC117143797, giving the protein MNSLPILQSVDQNLSCKAAGISNICKAAEISQIENTKPKDKKLAQPKHLKFAFTEPGPKKVFHCTEQSVLQSEDCWSAEEVLEESDEKSNLELEDIYDEVFRLKRRVNQLNYQLGTNIQECPNIHPCQDDHIYLMNVEGVHPDILQLKFASHKLEHQLTQMQSVRRTSNLAKKLVRDDYCRSRKLGDQLQIEIQKLDSFKLKFEKHQGLCLQRFRFLEQDKYTGREFNKYIEKSNEMIRTQLKKQVLKSEYKPFRKEASRVTISLKKAAENLQDYLSSVINNKKCEIFQIAKNSCVSIRSDF; this is encoded by the coding sequence ATGAATTCATTACCAATATTGCAATCAGTGGACCAAAATTTATCGTGCAAGGCAGCAGGAATAAGTAATATATGCAAGGCAGCAGAAATAAGTCAAATTGAAAACACTAAACCGAAGGATAAGAAACTGGCACAACCAAAGCACTTAAAGTTCGCATTCACAGAGCCCGGGCCAAAAAAAGTGTTTCACTGCACGGAGCAGAGTGTTTTGCAATCTGAAGATTGCTGGTCCGCTGAGGAAGTTCTGGAAGAATCAGACGAGAAAAGTAATCTGGAACTCGAAGATATTTACGATGAGGTATTTCGCTTAAAGCGGCGCGTAAATCAACTCAATTACCAATTAGGTACCAATATACAGGAATGCCCAAACATACATCCCTGCCAGGATGATCATATATATTTGATGAATGTAGAGGGAGTTCATCCCGATATTCTTCAGCTGAAATTTGCAAGCCATAAACTAGAGCACCAACTGACTCAGATGCAATCCGTCCGAAGAACATCCAATCTGGCCAAAAAACTGGTACGGGATGACTACTGCAGAAGCAGGAAGTTAGGTGATCAGTTGCAGATTGAAATTCAAAAACTAGACTCCTTCAAGCTCAAATTCGAAAAACATCAAGGACTATGTCTTCAACGGTTTAGGTTTTTGGAGCAAGATAAGTATACTGGCAGGGAGttcaataaatatatagaaaaaagTAACGAAATGATAAGAACTCAACTCAAAAAGCAGGTTTTAAAGAGTGAATACAAACCTTTTCGGAAGGAAGCCTCTAGAGTGACAATCTCTTTAAAAAAGGCCGCGGAAAATTTGCAAGATTATCTGTCAAGCGtgataaataacaaaaaatgtgaaatcTTCCAGATCGCGAAAAATTCCTGTGTATCCATTCGTTCAGACTTTTAa
- the LOC117144138 gene encoding Golgi-associated plant pathogenesis-related protein 1 isoform X1, producing MFLVNVLIVLLVLVIADLQKDHLNEHNRLREKHGSPPLILDDALSQGCEEYAKVLAANERLEHSSSAGQKYGENLCMRSQDPLQCVQDWYDEIADYDFDKPQFGMSTGHFTALVWKNAKKMGFGQAKDKKGYYWVVARYYPPVNVNGQFEENVLPPNKGEGDENGQGNFNSFQVENIPIIVMLWLCWQFTN from the exons ATGTTTTTGGTAAACGTATTGATTGTTTtg TTGGTGTTGGTTATAGCAGATTTACAGAAGGACCATCTAAACGAACACAATCGGTTGAGGGAGAAGCATGGAAGTCCGCCTCTGATCTTGGACGATGCACTCTCACAGGGATGCGAAGAATATGCCAAA GTGCTAGCCGCTAATGAAAGGTTAGAGCATTCAAGTTCTGCCGGTCAAAAATATGGTGAAAACTTGTGCATGCGGTCACAAGACCCTCTGCAATGCGTTCAAGACTGGTACGACGAAATCGCGGACTACGACTTTGACAAGCCACAGTTTGGCATGTCAACGGGCCATTTCACCGCCCTCGTTTGGAAGAATGCGAAAAAAATGGGTTTTGGTCAGGCCAAGGACAAAAAGGGTTACTACTGGGTTGTCGCAAGATATTATCCACCAGTCAATGTGAACGGGCAGTTCGAAGAAAATGTTCTTCCGCCAAACAAAGG GGAAGGTGATGAAAATGGTCAAGGCAATTTCAATAGCTTTCAAGTTGAGAACATTCCCATCATAGTCATGCTTTGGTTATGCTGGCAATTCACAAATTGA
- the LOC117144138 gene encoding Golgi-associated plant pathogenesis-related protein 1 isoform X2 yields MFLLVLVIADLQKDHLNEHNRLREKHGSPPLILDDALSQGCEEYAKVLAANERLEHSSSAGQKYGENLCMRSQDPLQCVQDWYDEIADYDFDKPQFGMSTGHFTALVWKNAKKMGFGQAKDKKGYYWVVARYYPPVNVNGQFEENVLPPNKGEGDENGQGNFNSFQVENIPIIVMLWLCWQFTN; encoded by the exons ATGTTTTTG TTGGTGTTGGTTATAGCAGATTTACAGAAGGACCATCTAAACGAACACAATCGGTTGAGGGAGAAGCATGGAAGTCCGCCTCTGATCTTGGACGATGCACTCTCACAGGGATGCGAAGAATATGCCAAA GTGCTAGCCGCTAATGAAAGGTTAGAGCATTCAAGTTCTGCCGGTCAAAAATATGGTGAAAACTTGTGCATGCGGTCACAAGACCCTCTGCAATGCGTTCAAGACTGGTACGACGAAATCGCGGACTACGACTTTGACAAGCCACAGTTTGGCATGTCAACGGGCCATTTCACCGCCCTCGTTTGGAAGAATGCGAAAAAAATGGGTTTTGGTCAGGCCAAGGACAAAAAGGGTTACTACTGGGTTGTCGCAAGATATTATCCACCAGTCAATGTGAACGGGCAGTTCGAAGAAAATGTTCTTCCGCCAAACAAAGG GGAAGGTGATGAAAATGGTCAAGGCAATTTCAATAGCTTTCAAGTTGAGAACATTCCCATCATAGTCATGCTTTGGTTATGCTGGCAATTCACAAATTGA
- the LOC117144193 gene encoding uncharacterized protein LOC117144193, giving the protein MSQISELTHISRISQTNQSDGSDEDRLRRANFPVYPKPLPDRDLSYKVDENEFTMVEKAALRNAWRLIEPFQRRFGKDNFYRFLTSNEDLINFFRKDGKINLSKLHGHAMAMMKLMSRLVQTLDCNLAFRLALDENLPTHLKNGIDPEYMRMLATALKRYILESSVIENHNSCSLSNGLSRLVEIVGEYAVVDVARKRAMSTALRTTVDDAGNRIVKVALGT; this is encoded by the exons ATGAGCCAAATCAGCGAACTAACCCACATAAGCCGCATAAGCCAAACCAATCAGTCGGACGGAAGTGATGAGGATCGGCTTCGCCGTGCGAATTTTCCGGTTTACCCAAAACCGCTACCAGATCGAGATTTGAGCTACAAAGTTGATGAAAATGAGTTCACAATGGTGGAGAAGGCTGCCTTGCGAAATGCCTGGCGTTTAATTGAGCCATTTCAGCGCCGATTTGGCAAGGATAATTTCTACAG ATTCCTTACGAGCAACGAGGATCTCATAAACTTCTTCAGGAAAGACGGAAAGATTAACCTAAGCAAGCTGCATGGGCATGCCATGGCAATGATGAAGCTGATGTCAAGGCTGGTCCAAACACTGGATTGCAATCTAGCCTTCCGCTTGGCCTTGGATGAGAATCTTCCCACACATCTCAAGAATGGCATCGATCCCGAGTACATGAGG aTGCTGGCCACCGCACTGAAGAGATATATCCTTGAGTCTTCCGTTATCGAAAATCACAACTCCTGTTCACTAAGCAATGGTCTGTCCCGTCTGGTGGAGATCGTCGGGGAGTACGCCGTTGTGGATGTGGCCAGAAAAAGAGCCATGTCCACTGCCCTCAGGACGACTGTGGACGATGCTGGCAATCGTATTGTCAAGGTTGCTTTGGGCACTTAA